One region of Pagrus major chromosome 5, Pma_NU_1.0 genomic DNA includes:
- the sf3a1 gene encoding splicing factor 3A subunit 1 isoform X1 codes for MPPGPVQIVQPESNNKQNDAPVEETPATKPIVGIIYPPPEVRNIVDKTASFVARNGPEFEARIRQNEINNPKFNFLNPNDPYHAYYRHKVNEFKEGKAQEPSAAIPKVMQQAMQQSQQLPQKVQSQVIQETVVPKEPPPEFEFIADPPSISAFDLDVVKLTAQFVARNGRQFLTQLMQKEQRNYQFDFLRPQHSLFNYFTKLVEQYTKILIPPKGLLTKLKREAENPREVLDQVRYRVEWAKFQERERKKEEEEREKERVAYAQIDWHDFVVVETVDFQPNEQGHFPPPTTPEELGARILIQERYEKYGESEEVEMEVESEDDDDEREDRGEGHPSQPDQDTQLQDMDEGSDDDDDGMKAPLPPDNPMPPPLPPTPDQVIIRKDYDPKASKPQPSISVPDEYLISPITGEKIPASKMQEHMRIGLLDPRWLEQRDRSIRERQTEDEVYAPGLDIESSLKQLAERRTDIFGVEETAIGKKIGEEEIQKPEEKVTWDGHSGSMARTQQAAQANITLQEQIEAIHKAKGLVGEDDTKEKIGPSKPSEIHHQPPMPSSASILPKPSPPVTAVPRPPTSLAPPVRTTLLSAVPVLPRPPVASVVRLAPGQVLTSMPPMISAPRINVVPMPPSAPHIMAPRPPPMVVPTAFVPAPPVPQPPSSAPAPPVHPPPPHEDEPVNKKMKTEDNLIPEDEFLRRNKGPVAVKVQVPNMQDKTEWKLNGQVLNFTVPLTDQVSVIKVKIHEATGMAAGKQKLQYEGIFIKDSNSLAYYNMSNGSVIHLALKERGGRKK; via the exons ATGCCGCCGGGGCCTGTTCAAATCGTCCAGCCGGAGTCCAACAACAag CAGAATGATGCACCAGTAGAAGAGACCCCCGCCACAAAACCCATCGTTGGCATCATATATCCACCTCCTGAGGTCCGAAACATTGTTGACAAGACAGCCAGCTTTGTTGCCAG GAATGGTCCTGAGTTTGAAGCCAGAATCCGTCAGAATGAGATCAACAATCCAAAGTTTAATTTCCTCAACCCTAATGATCCCTACCATGCCTACTACCGCCACAAGGTCAATGAATTCAAGGAGGGCAAAGCGCAGGAACCGTCTGCAGCAATACCTAAGGTTATGCAGCAGGCGATGCAGCAGTCCCAGCAGCTTCCTCAAAAA GTGCAGTCACAGGTGATTCAAGAGACAGTTGTCCCCAAAGAACCTCCTCCTGAGTTTGAGTTCATTGCAGATCCTCCATCAATTTCGGCGTTTGATCTTGATGTCGTCAAACTCACTGCCCAGTTTGTTGCTCGCAATGGCCGCCAGTTTCTCACCCAGCTCATGCAGAAAGAACAGAGGAACTACCAGTTTGACTTCCTGCGGCCACAGCACAGCCTTTTCAACTACTTCACCAAACTGGTCGAGCAGTACACTAAG ATTCTGATCCCTCCCAAAGGCCTACTGACCAAGCTGAAGAGAGAGGCTGAGAATCCAAGAGAGGTTTTGGACCAG GTGAGGTACCGTGTGGAGTGGGCAAAGTTCCAGGAGCgtgagagaaagaaggaggaggaggaaagagagaaagagcggGTTGCATATGCTCAAATCGACTGGCATGACTTTGTAGTGGTAGAGACGGTGGATTTCCAGCCCAACGAACAAG GCCACTTCCCACCACCTACCACACCGGAGGAGCTTGGCGCTCGCATCCTGATCCAAGAGCGCTACGAGAAGTatggagagagtgaggaggtggagatggaagTTGAgagtgaggatgatgatgatgagcgGGAGGATCGCGGTGAAGGCCATCCCTCACAGCCTGATCAAGATACACAATTGCAGGACATGGATGAG GGATctgacgatgacgatgatggCATGAAGGCTCCTCTGCCTCCAGACAACCCTATGCCACCTCCACTGCCCCCAACTCCAGACCAGGTTATTATTCGCAAAGACTACGACCCCAAAG CTTCCAAGCCTCAGCCCTCAATTTCAGTTCCAGACGAGTACCTCATCTCACCTATTACCGGTGAGAAGATCCCAGCCAGTAAGATGCAAGAGCACATGCGTATTGGTCTGCTGGATCCACGCTGGCTGGAGCAAAGAGACCGCAGCATAAGAGAGAGGCAGACCGAAGATGAAGTCTATGCCCCTGGTTTGGATATTGAGAGCAGCTTGAAACAACTGGCTGAGAGGCGTACCGATATCTTCGGTGTGGAAGAGACGGCCATCGGTAAAAAGATTGgtgaagaagaaattcagaaGCCAGAAGAGAAG GTTACTTGGGATGGCCACTCTGGAAGCATGGCTCGTACCCAGCAGGCGGCACAGGCCAACATCACCCTGCAAGAGCAGATTGAAGCTATTCACAAGGCCAAAGGACTGGTGGGAGAGGATGACACTAAGGAGAAAATTGGCCCAAGCAAGCCAAGTGAAATTCATCACCAGCCTCCCATGCCCTCATCTGCCTCCATTTTGCCCAAACCCAGCCCTCCAGTCACAGCAGTGCCTCGCCCACCAACCTCT TTGGCACCTCCAGTGCGCAccactctgctgtctgctgtacCTGTGCTTCCAAGACCGCCTGTGGCTTCTGTGGTGCGCCTTGCACCAGGACAAGTTCTAACATCAATGCCTCCCATGATTTCTGCTCCCCGCATCAATGTGGTCCCCATGCCGCCATCTGCGCCTCACATTATGGCCCCCAGACCACCTCCAATGGTCGTTCCAACTG CATTTGTACCTGCTCCTCCAGTACCACAACCCCCGAGCTCTGCTCCTGCACCACCAGTCCACCCACCGCCACCTCATGAGGATGAGCCAGTCAACAAGAAGATGAAGACAGAGGACAACCTTATTCCAGAGGACGAGTTCCTTCGTAGAAATAAG gGTCCTGTGGCAGTTAAAGTGCAGGTCCCCAACATGCAGGACAAGACTGAATGGAAGCTGAATGGCCAAGTGCTGAATTTCACTGTCCCACTCACAGATCAG GTGTCTGTCATTAAAGTCAAAATCCATGAAGCTACAGGCATGGCAGCAGGGAAACAGAAGCTACAGTATGAG gGCATTTTCATTAAGGATTCCAACTCCCTGGCTTATTACAACATGAGCAACGGATCTGTCATTCACTTGGCACTGAAGGAGAGAGGTGGCAGGAAGAAGTGA
- the ccdc157 gene encoding coiled-coil domain-containing protein 157 — protein MSQFLGRQDCIESLRKDLVDLQGATLDVFSRTGPVRFSSWKFPDKLSCHLDMVALLEQYDFVDGQDAFNQHSHIVLLELVIDR, from the coding sequence ATGAGTCAGTTCCTGGGCCGACAGGACTGTATCGAAAGCCTCCGGAAAGACCTCGTCGACCTTCAAGGCGCGACTCTGGACGTCTTCTCTAGAACCGGACCGGTCCGCTTCTCCTCCTGGAAGTTCCCCGATAAACTGTCCTGTCATCTGGACATGGTGGCTCTGCTGGAGCAGTATGACTTTGTGGACGGGCAGGATGCGTTCAACCAGCACTCCCATATTGTGTTACTGGAGCTGGTGATTGACAGGTAA
- the sf3a1 gene encoding splicing factor 3A subunit 1 isoform X2, whose translation MPPGPVQIVQPESNNKNDAPVEETPATKPIVGIIYPPPEVRNIVDKTASFVARNGPEFEARIRQNEINNPKFNFLNPNDPYHAYYRHKVNEFKEGKAQEPSAAIPKVMQQAMQQSQQLPQKVQSQVIQETVVPKEPPPEFEFIADPPSISAFDLDVVKLTAQFVARNGRQFLTQLMQKEQRNYQFDFLRPQHSLFNYFTKLVEQYTKILIPPKGLLTKLKREAENPREVLDQVRYRVEWAKFQERERKKEEEEREKERVAYAQIDWHDFVVVETVDFQPNEQGHFPPPTTPEELGARILIQERYEKYGESEEVEMEVESEDDDDEREDRGEGHPSQPDQDTQLQDMDEGSDDDDDGMKAPLPPDNPMPPPLPPTPDQVIIRKDYDPKASKPQPSISVPDEYLISPITGEKIPASKMQEHMRIGLLDPRWLEQRDRSIRERQTEDEVYAPGLDIESSLKQLAERRTDIFGVEETAIGKKIGEEEIQKPEEKVTWDGHSGSMARTQQAAQANITLQEQIEAIHKAKGLVGEDDTKEKIGPSKPSEIHHQPPMPSSASILPKPSPPVTAVPRPPTSLAPPVRTTLLSAVPVLPRPPVASVVRLAPGQVLTSMPPMISAPRINVVPMPPSAPHIMAPRPPPMVVPTAFVPAPPVPQPPSSAPAPPVHPPPPHEDEPVNKKMKTEDNLIPEDEFLRRNKGPVAVKVQVPNMQDKTEWKLNGQVLNFTVPLTDQVSVIKVKIHEATGMAAGKQKLQYEGIFIKDSNSLAYYNMSNGSVIHLALKERGGRKK comes from the exons ATGCCGCCGGGGCCTGTTCAAATCGTCCAGCCGGAGTCCAACAACAag AATGATGCACCAGTAGAAGAGACCCCCGCCACAAAACCCATCGTTGGCATCATATATCCACCTCCTGAGGTCCGAAACATTGTTGACAAGACAGCCAGCTTTGTTGCCAG GAATGGTCCTGAGTTTGAAGCCAGAATCCGTCAGAATGAGATCAACAATCCAAAGTTTAATTTCCTCAACCCTAATGATCCCTACCATGCCTACTACCGCCACAAGGTCAATGAATTCAAGGAGGGCAAAGCGCAGGAACCGTCTGCAGCAATACCTAAGGTTATGCAGCAGGCGATGCAGCAGTCCCAGCAGCTTCCTCAAAAA GTGCAGTCACAGGTGATTCAAGAGACAGTTGTCCCCAAAGAACCTCCTCCTGAGTTTGAGTTCATTGCAGATCCTCCATCAATTTCGGCGTTTGATCTTGATGTCGTCAAACTCACTGCCCAGTTTGTTGCTCGCAATGGCCGCCAGTTTCTCACCCAGCTCATGCAGAAAGAACAGAGGAACTACCAGTTTGACTTCCTGCGGCCACAGCACAGCCTTTTCAACTACTTCACCAAACTGGTCGAGCAGTACACTAAG ATTCTGATCCCTCCCAAAGGCCTACTGACCAAGCTGAAGAGAGAGGCTGAGAATCCAAGAGAGGTTTTGGACCAG GTGAGGTACCGTGTGGAGTGGGCAAAGTTCCAGGAGCgtgagagaaagaaggaggaggaggaaagagagaaagagcggGTTGCATATGCTCAAATCGACTGGCATGACTTTGTAGTGGTAGAGACGGTGGATTTCCAGCCCAACGAACAAG GCCACTTCCCACCACCTACCACACCGGAGGAGCTTGGCGCTCGCATCCTGATCCAAGAGCGCTACGAGAAGTatggagagagtgaggaggtggagatggaagTTGAgagtgaggatgatgatgatgagcgGGAGGATCGCGGTGAAGGCCATCCCTCACAGCCTGATCAAGATACACAATTGCAGGACATGGATGAG GGATctgacgatgacgatgatggCATGAAGGCTCCTCTGCCTCCAGACAACCCTATGCCACCTCCACTGCCCCCAACTCCAGACCAGGTTATTATTCGCAAAGACTACGACCCCAAAG CTTCCAAGCCTCAGCCCTCAATTTCAGTTCCAGACGAGTACCTCATCTCACCTATTACCGGTGAGAAGATCCCAGCCAGTAAGATGCAAGAGCACATGCGTATTGGTCTGCTGGATCCACGCTGGCTGGAGCAAAGAGACCGCAGCATAAGAGAGAGGCAGACCGAAGATGAAGTCTATGCCCCTGGTTTGGATATTGAGAGCAGCTTGAAACAACTGGCTGAGAGGCGTACCGATATCTTCGGTGTGGAAGAGACGGCCATCGGTAAAAAGATTGgtgaagaagaaattcagaaGCCAGAAGAGAAG GTTACTTGGGATGGCCACTCTGGAAGCATGGCTCGTACCCAGCAGGCGGCACAGGCCAACATCACCCTGCAAGAGCAGATTGAAGCTATTCACAAGGCCAAAGGACTGGTGGGAGAGGATGACACTAAGGAGAAAATTGGCCCAAGCAAGCCAAGTGAAATTCATCACCAGCCTCCCATGCCCTCATCTGCCTCCATTTTGCCCAAACCCAGCCCTCCAGTCACAGCAGTGCCTCGCCCACCAACCTCT TTGGCACCTCCAGTGCGCAccactctgctgtctgctgtacCTGTGCTTCCAAGACCGCCTGTGGCTTCTGTGGTGCGCCTTGCACCAGGACAAGTTCTAACATCAATGCCTCCCATGATTTCTGCTCCCCGCATCAATGTGGTCCCCATGCCGCCATCTGCGCCTCACATTATGGCCCCCAGACCACCTCCAATGGTCGTTCCAACTG CATTTGTACCTGCTCCTCCAGTACCACAACCCCCGAGCTCTGCTCCTGCACCACCAGTCCACCCACCGCCACCTCATGAGGATGAGCCAGTCAACAAGAAGATGAAGACAGAGGACAACCTTATTCCAGAGGACGAGTTCCTTCGTAGAAATAAG gGTCCTGTGGCAGTTAAAGTGCAGGTCCCCAACATGCAGGACAAGACTGAATGGAAGCTGAATGGCCAAGTGCTGAATTTCACTGTCCCACTCACAGATCAG GTGTCTGTCATTAAAGTCAAAATCCATGAAGCTACAGGCATGGCAGCAGGGAAACAGAAGCTACAGTATGAG gGCATTTTCATTAAGGATTCCAACTCCCTGGCTTATTACAACATGAGCAACGGATCTGTCATTCACTTGGCACTGAAGGAGAGAGGTGGCAGGAAGAAGTGA